One Triticum dicoccoides isolate Atlit2015 ecotype Zavitan chromosome 4B, WEW_v2.0, whole genome shotgun sequence genomic window carries:
- the LOC119293131 gene encoding uncharacterized protein LOC119293131 isoform X2, translating into MDLGPCPKVHSLQLRKDYEEVKAKGTENFDRELEDMIDRLIVECERKIQRALKRLTDEDAKPAIAISVSEVTQGHEGRYTIYIHASREAATCRMQERAVVCCVLAMSGHQGWADLPDVLLHSIVALLGSFSDLLAFADEHLISADMCARKVVGCEVYELVEPPREDITSLFVHAWPLPPALCSGARQRHATMQ; encoded by the exons ATGGATCTCGGACCCTGCCCCAAGGTCCACTCGCTGCAGCTGCGGAAAGA CTATGAGGAGGTAAAAGCAAAGGGGACGGAGAATTTCGACAGGGAGCTCGAGGACATGATAGACAGGCTCATTGTGGAGTGCGAGCGCAAGATCCAGAGGGCGCTCAAACGCCTCACCGACGAGGATGCCAAGCCTGCTATCGCGATATCTGTCTCCGAGGTCACTCAG GGTCATGAGGGAAGATATACCATATATATTCACGCCTCAAGGGAAGCTGCAACCTGCAGAATGCAAGAAAGGGCTGTTGTGTGTTGCGTCCTCGCCATGTCTGGACATCAAGGTTGGGCAGACCTACCAGATGTCCTGCTTCATTCGATTGTTGCTCTGCTGGGCTCCTTCTCTGACCTTCTTGCCTTCGCG GATGAGCACCTGATCAGCGCCGACATGTGTGCCCGCAAGGTCGTGGGGTGCGAGGTCTATGAGCTGGTTGAGCCGCCGCGCGAAGACATCACTTCCCTCTTCGTTCACGCTTGGCCGCTGCCACCGGCTCTCTGCTCAG
- the LOC119293131 gene encoding uncharacterized protein LOC119293131 isoform X3 — translation MDLGPCPKVHSLQLRKEYPSFHLNTSVMFCFGNFFSWFPTTQHACGCSSLPSRAPGSYEEVKAKGTENFDRELEDMIDRLIVECERKIQRALKRLTDEDAKPAIAISVSEVTQGHEGRYTIYIHASREAATCRMQERAVVCCVLAMSGHQGWADLPDVLLHSIVALLGSFSDLLAFAV, via the exons ATGGATCTCGGACCCTGCCCCAAGGTCCACTCGCTGCAGCTGCGGAAAGAGTATCCTTCTTTTCATTTAAACACCTCTGTCATGTTTTGCTTCGGTAATTTCTTTTCTTGGTTCCCAACCACACAGCACGCCTGTGGTTGTTCATCATTGCCTTCCCGAGCTCCTGGTAGCTATGAGGAGGTAAAAGCAAAGGGGACGGAGAATTTCGACAGGGAGCTCGAGGACATGATAGACAGGCTCATTGTGGAGTGCGAGCGCAAGATCCAGAGGGCGCTCAAACGCCTCACCGACGAGGATGCCAAGCCTGCTATCGCGATATCTGTCTCCGAGGTCACTCAG GGTCATGAGGGAAGATATACCATATATATTCACGCCTCAAGGGAAGCTGCAACCTGCAGAATGCAAGAAAGGGCTGTTGTGTGTTGCGTCCTCGCCATGTCTGGACATCAAGGTTGGGCAGACCTACCAGATGTCCTGCTTCATTCGATTGTTGCTCTGCTGGGCTCCTTCTCTGACCTTCTTGCCTTCGCGGTCT GA
- the LOC119293131 gene encoding uncharacterized protein LOC119293131 isoform X1, which translates to MDLGPCPKVHSLQLRKEYPSFHLNTSVMFCFGNFFSWFPTTQHACGCSSLPSRAPGSYEEVKAKGTENFDRELEDMIDRLIVECERKIQRALKRLTDEDAKPAIAISVSEVTQGHEGRYTIYIHASREAATCRMQERAVVCCVLAMSGHQGWADLPDVLLHSIVALLGSFSDLLAFADEHLISADMCARKVVGCEVYELVEPPREDITSLFVHAWPLPPALCSGARQRHATMQ; encoded by the exons ATGGATCTCGGACCCTGCCCCAAGGTCCACTCGCTGCAGCTGCGGAAAGAGTATCCTTCTTTTCATTTAAACACCTCTGTCATGTTTTGCTTCGGTAATTTCTTTTCTTGGTTCCCAACCACACAGCACGCCTGTGGTTGTTCATCATTGCCTTCCCGAGCTCCTGGTAGCTATGAGGAGGTAAAAGCAAAGGGGACGGAGAATTTCGACAGGGAGCTCGAGGACATGATAGACAGGCTCATTGTGGAGTGCGAGCGCAAGATCCAGAGGGCGCTCAAACGCCTCACCGACGAGGATGCCAAGCCTGCTATCGCGATATCTGTCTCCGAGGTCACTCAG GGTCATGAGGGAAGATATACCATATATATTCACGCCTCAAGGGAAGCTGCAACCTGCAGAATGCAAGAAAGGGCTGTTGTGTGTTGCGTCCTCGCCATGTCTGGACATCAAGGTTGGGCAGACCTACCAGATGTCCTGCTTCATTCGATTGTTGCTCTGCTGGGCTCCTTCTCTGACCTTCTTGCCTTCGCG GATGAGCACCTGATCAGCGCCGACATGTGTGCCCGCAAGGTCGTGGGGTGCGAGGTCTATGAGCTGGTTGAGCCGCCGCGCGAAGACATCACTTCCCTCTTCGTTCACGCTTGGCCGCTGCCACCGGCTCTCTGCTCAG